In the genome of Raphanus sativus cultivar WK10039 chromosome 9, ASM80110v3, whole genome shotgun sequence, the window TCTGAAAAGTTGATTAAACCCGAGGAACAGGAAGGATGACTATAACGTCGAACCAGAAGCCAGTGAGGAAGCATGCGTAGTGTGACGCGATGGCGCGAGGATCCCAAACGAGCTTCCCGCAACCAAGTACCAAGGACTCTTTGGAGCCGTAAGCGGAGCCAATCTAAACTGAAGCCACGTGTGCCATAAATGAAGAGCGTCGATGCACGTGCGGACCACCGTGACAACAGCCGCGAACGCGCCATCGATATAGTAACATGCCGGTCCGGTGGTTCGGCTGATGGATGGGGCGCAGAAGAAGAGCGGATCCACCGCTAGAGCCATCCCGCGAGATAAAAGCAATGAACGGTTCCATCTCAACGTTTGGAAACATTCATAAAATCTGAAGAAGTTAGTTGTAAACACTACTTCTATTCATTGACGTCTCTCTAATATGGACGCCAAGTCAGTTTGGAATGGTAACTTTTCGGAAAGGTATCCtgaatgatttgtattaaattgTTGTTTCTATAAATATTCTGAATGGGAAGATTGAGAAACTCAGCAGGGACAGTAAATTGGATGATTGCGGAGAAATAGATCTGAAAACTCAATAACGAAAGTAAATTGAAGAGAGACATAACACAAACTGAATTTACTTGAAAAGAAAGGAGACAATAAACTCACCAGAAACTCATCAAGGACTGTATTGCAGGAAAATATATGAGAATAAGATTaccagagaaagagagagggtTAGAGGAAATAAGATCTTCGGCAAAGGATGGTAACcaaatagaaatttaaaatccAGGGAGAGATAAGCAAAGAAGAGGATGAgagaaaatctcaaaaaaaaattaacaaccCTCTTCAATATATAACATTCTGAAAAGACATGTCTCTTAAGTGAAGATGTTTTTAAGAAGCATCTCTCTTTGAACAGGTATGACTGAAGACGTCGATTGCCACAGTAAATCAGGCAGTTTTTTAAGAGGCCACTCTCTTTGAACAGGTATGACTTGCTGGTACGAAGACGTCGATTGTTAAAGTAAATCAATACGTCATACTTTTTTTCCTGAACAAAATCTAAACCGTTGGATTATATTTTAGGGACAAATCTCACcgttagattttgattttttttttcctataaaaaagtGATGACATCAGCAGATCTTAAAATTcagtttgctattatatatagattattttaaaatattatactaaaGTGATTTTTATTCTAAGATTATAattgataaattattttattttgtcaatttatatatatattgtagcagatgtgttaattttttaatttttccgTTTCATGTCCCCGTTTCCATATCTGTTTCAGTATCCCAATCCGTCTCAGTGCAACATATAACATTCACTCATTAAATTAACTTGATCATTAATTATCACCTTTTTGTATTTTGCTACTTAGGTGAAATATGTTAATAAGTACAACgtaaatgaaaaacaaattgttgacaaaaaaaatgaaaaataaattaaatgaataACTCAAACAGAAGAAACATACAATATGTTCTTAATTGTTGGGTCATATAGCATAAAATGTCTACATGAGCAAATAATTTATCTAGGGCTTGAATCCCACTGAACTGCATCATGATATGTCTCTGATGGATTTTGTTGTAAATGGCTAGAATCAGCGTTGGAAAAGTCGGAAGATTCACCAAGGAAGCTGAGGGCTGTAACAACGTCGCTGATTAGTGGTCTAACCAAAGGTTCTTCATTGAGGCACATTGCCGCTACAGCTACAGCTTGGTTCAAACTCTTTTCTGGAAATTGGCCTTGTAGCAATGGATCAGCTAGCTCTGGGAATCTAGTTGGGTCTCTGAAAATTGGTTGCGCCTACGCAAAAGTTGTACATTTGATTAGTGTATATACATTAATGATCCATCAGTGAAATCATATGTATGCTAACAGAAACTCACCCAAGTAACCAAATTATTTTCATGACTAGGTCTCGTTGTGTCGATAACTCGTCTTCCTGTTATCAATTCCAACAGCACAACTCCAAAACTATAAACATCTGATTTAACAGTAAGTTGGCCGGTTCTCTGATACTCAGGAGCACAATAACCGTAAGTTCCCATAACTCGGGAAGACACGTGTAGTGTGTCTCCGGTAGGCCCAAGCTTTGCTAAACCAAAATCTGAGAGTTTTGTATCGAAATCTTGGTCAAGCAATAGATTTGATGATTTAAGATCTCGATAAATCACTGGAGGATTGGCTTTATCATGGAGATACTCAAGTCCTTTTGCTGCTCCTAACGCGATCTTCATACGCGAGTTCCAGTCTAGTGGTTTCTGGTCCGGTTCAAGATCTGTTTTTAATTACATCATCAAACCGGTTGgttatctttttcaaaaaaaaaatgaaaacataacgATTATCTTTGGTTTAACCATTAAAACAGAGCGGGGATGATGATTTACCGAGGAGATGGTCTTCGACGGATCCAAGAGGCATATATTCGTAAACAAGAAGTCTTTGGTCTCCATCAGCGCAGTAGCCAATTAGGTTCACAAGATTCGAATGATGAAGAAGACTAAGCATCAACACCTCGACCAAGAACTCTTTTTGTCCTTGTAGTCCATTCCTATCAAGCTGTTTCACTGCCACGACCTGATCACAAACCCcccaaaaaaataagaaagaaattAGTTCGACCTTCTTTTTGTACGAGAGAATCAAATATTGTTCCGACATATGTATTAGGATTTAACCTGTCCTGTCTTGTCGAGCTTTCCTTTATAGACCCGCCCGAAGCCGCCTTCGCCAATGAGGTTCTCTAGCCTGAAATTATTTGTCGCGGTGGCTAACTCACGAAATGAGAAACCCTGAGCCTCGATGTTGTTCGATTGCGAGGCTGCATTATTGGCCACTACCTGTCTTGTTCTCTCTCTTTGATTATCTACGTACAAGACAGAAAGATATAGCggattctttttttatttttccaaaagaTTTAAAAAGAGTCAGCCACTACGTTTCCAACGATATGAGCGGGAACTTACTAGGTGAGCCTGGTTGCCTATACGGAGCAGGCATGGAAGAACCTTCATTTTCCAAACTTTTTGAAGAGAAACACGAGAAACAACTCATTTTTCTCTAGAGGATATTGTTATTCGTCTAAAACGTTTTGCAACACCTCTCCTACGTACTTTCAATGACCTTCGATTGGTTTTATATGGAGTATCAACAGTCCTTAAGAAACagaaatattttagtttcctGTTTATGCAGAGATTTAATAGgttaaaacacaaacaaaaaaaagaggttTTGAAACGATGCAATACTGAGAAAAACAACCTCAAGGTTAAACTAATTGTACAAAAATGTTGGCTACCATTTGCCATTAATAaacaggtatatatatatattaccagtTTGACAAATTATAGAAAAGAAGAAGTTGTCTTTTTTTTACCAATTATGTTGATCTGACAGAACACCAAGTTTGTTTTTAGGACCTTTCCAACTCTCCTAGTTTTTTTGTCTTGTTATTAGGTGGCTTATATTTAGACTTCTTTTAACATTAAAAGTCATTTTATTACTCAAACATAAGGTGTTATTAGAGTACAAACCAAAATACAATAACcaataaaaagatttttatgAAATGATCTTGCACTTGTGACTAAAAAAAATCGGCAATAGCGTTCTGAGTCCGTGGAATGTAGATGAGATTGGAATCTTCTTTGTAGTGTCACTAACTCATTCTACAAGCTTGAAGGATTGGAATCTTCTTTGTAGTGTTACGAACTCCTTCAACTCAGTAGAGAAGTTTGGTCATAAAGTTCGCTAACCATCGCAATTACATCCTTGTAGTCCGTTCAAAAGGTCTGTAGGTTGAATATTTTAGTACCGACAATGTACCCAAACTGGTTTGTACAGAGTCGGAGTCCTCACTTTGCGGCATTCAACATCATCAAGTGGACGGTCTTTGGATTTGGCCGAGCTAGTGCATAACTTACCACTGGTTTGGTCCAGTCAAAGTAAATTGTAAATTTTCAGGTCGAGTTTGCAGAGTTGAAATGGGAAAAGGtggatagatagatagattcgTGATTGTCTTTTAGACATCGTTTGACGTATGTAATATGCCACTGCATCATAGAGAGATGTCACACTTTCTTCTTTGTTCTGTCCATCGTTTGGTTTGGGAGAGTGGTAACAGTTAATAATGGAGGAGATATAAGCTTCTCGACTGATTCTTGAGTCTCCCCAAACAATAAAACTATTTGATATCGCCAAAATTCCAATGAAAGTATATGGAGTAGATATAAGCTTCTCGACTGATTATTGCCACTAAACAAAATCTACCTTCCCAACATTTCAAAACCATACCAACAGATGTTGATACCTTTCCGAGCTAAGAAAATAATACTGacaacaaaaggaaaaaaaaaacagaactggAACCGTAACAGATTGACTGCATAGGAAACAAAACAAGCCAAAATGGTACTCTTTCCAATCTTTACGTCTACAAGGTTAACAAattcaaaagtaaaataaaattcaaaggTAAAAACAAAGCAAAGTTTAAACCAAAAGATAGATGCGGGTTTTCTAGTACTTGATCGGTGCAAGAACATCAAGCTGGGATCCAAGTTTCTCCTCCGCAACCTTCTCGGCCTTGGTCCTAAGATTGATGAGTTGCTTCTTGCGCTCATACACAGCCTGTGACTTCTCCTTTCTTTTGACCTCAAGCTCCTGCAAAATCATTACACCAAAAGGTAAATAAATACCAGTTTTCTCTGAGATGTTTATAGCCTCATAAATAAAATGACTGTATGATCCTAAGTTTTGAGTTTCAAACATCAGCAGGATTCACCACACAATCTTTCTTTTACTACATAATCAACTTAGcattcaaaaaatgaaaaatatgtttcagTAAATGCAATAGATAGAGCAAAACTACCACCCcaactatatctggtttc includes:
- the LOC108826337 gene encoding probable serine/threonine-protein kinase PBL25, which encodes MSCFSCFSSKSLENEGSSMPAPYRQPGSPNNQRERTRQVVANNAASQSNNIEAQGFSFRELATATNNFRLENLIGEGGFGRVYKGKLDKTGQVVAVKQLDRNGLQGQKEFLVEVLMLSLLHHSNLVNLIGYCADGDQRLLVYEYMPLGSVEDHLLDLEPDQKPLDWNSRMKIALGAAKGLEYLHDKANPPVIYRDLKSSNLLLDQDFDTKLSDFGLAKLGPTGDTLHVSSRVMGTYGYCAPEYQRTGQLTVKSDVYSFGVVLLELITGRRVIDTTRPSHENNLVTWAQPIFRDPTRFPELADPLLQGQFPEKSLNQAVAVAAMCLNEEPLVRPLISDVVTALSFLGESSDFSNADSSHLQQNPSETYHDAVQWDSSPR